The Gemmata palustris genome includes a region encoding these proteins:
- a CDS encoding putative signal transducing protein, which produces MTTETHEQHDVVKVYSGSLVTAELYQQALKEDGIESTVVGLNLSASFGSAIPNSVELMVRSEDAEKASASIKQFENENQPLADENPIAT; this is translated from the coding sequence ATGACAACTGAAACGCACGAACAACACGACGTGGTGAAGGTCTACTCCGGCTCGCTGGTAACGGCCGAGTTGTACCAGCAGGCTCTCAAAGAAGACGGAATCGAGAGCACGGTCGTCGGACTGAACCTGAGTGCGAGTTTCGGAAGTGCGATACCGAACTCGGTGGAACTGATGGTCCGAAGCGAAGATGCGGAGAAAGCATCGGCCAGCATCAAACAGTTCGAGAACGAGAACCAACCGCTTGCCGATGAGAATCCGATTGCGACTTGA
- a CDS encoding vWA domain-containing protein, with the protein MSQTNPNGLRKRYVHVVAFALTASAGLGFTGCGGGQGPHEAKMSADGMVAQSAPDSFNKQNAESYSAIVENEYRSPLVEPRSTFSADVNTASYSNVRRFINEGKLPPKDAVLLAEFVNYFPYQYPAPAGNDPVSLTLDIAPCPWKTEHKLARIGVHAKDLSPDDMPARNFVFLIDTSGSMAASNRLPLVKESLILLVNRLTDKDRVTIVTYAGEAGLKLPTTPGSRKQVIRDVVSSLNTGGGTNGEGGIKLAYEMARRSFIEGGANRVILCTDGDFNVGVSNQSDLRQLIEKERASGVFLSVLGFGMGNYKDDRLKELANYGNGQHAYIDTIAEGRKVFVEQGGGLVCVAKDVKFQVDFNPAKVNAYRLIGYENRILKQEDFKNDAKDAGDMGSGHTVTALYEIVPAGVKIDLPDVDPVKYQKPAQTKGNASEWLTVKMRYKQPDSEQSKEQSAALKGAGAASGGEDFRFASAVIEFGLILRDSKFKGDANFDHVLERARGAMTFDPNGHRKEFIELVQKARNLSTSNVRE; encoded by the coding sequence ATGTCCCAGACAAACCCGAACGGGTTGCGGAAGCGGTACGTACACGTGGTTGCGTTCGCACTTACTGCGAGCGCGGGCCTCGGTTTCACCGGTTGCGGCGGCGGCCAAGGGCCGCACGAAGCGAAGATGAGCGCGGACGGAATGGTGGCCCAGTCCGCGCCGGACTCGTTCAACAAGCAAAACGCCGAAAGCTACAGCGCGATCGTGGAGAACGAGTACCGGTCGCCGCTCGTCGAACCGCGCTCGACGTTTTCTGCAGACGTGAACACGGCTTCTTACTCGAACGTGCGCCGGTTCATCAACGAAGGCAAGCTCCCACCAAAAGACGCGGTTCTGTTGGCGGAGTTCGTGAATTACTTCCCGTACCAGTACCCGGCGCCCGCGGGCAACGATCCGGTGTCACTCACGCTGGACATTGCCCCGTGCCCCTGGAAGACCGAACACAAACTCGCTCGCATCGGCGTTCACGCGAAAGACCTGTCGCCGGACGACATGCCCGCGCGGAACTTTGTGTTCCTCATTGACACATCGGGATCGATGGCCGCCTCGAACCGGCTGCCCCTTGTGAAAGAATCCCTCATCCTGCTCGTTAATCGACTAACCGACAAGGATCGCGTCACCATCGTGACCTACGCGGGCGAAGCCGGCTTAAAGCTCCCAACAACTCCGGGAAGCCGTAAGCAAGTGATCCGCGACGTCGTGAGCAGCCTGAATACGGGCGGCGGTACTAACGGCGAAGGCGGGATCAAACTCGCTTACGAGATGGCCCGGCGCAGCTTCATTGAGGGCGGGGCGAACCGCGTCATCCTCTGTACTGATGGCGATTTCAACGTCGGCGTGTCGAACCAGAGTGATCTGCGCCAACTTATCGAGAAGGAGCGGGCGAGCGGGGTATTCCTGTCGGTTCTCGGCTTCGGGATGGGCAATTACAAGGACGACCGACTCAAGGAACTCGCGAACTACGGCAACGGTCAGCACGCCTACATCGACACCATCGCGGAGGGTCGCAAGGTGTTCGTCGAGCAGGGCGGGGGGTTAGTGTGTGTTGCAAAAGACGTGAAGTTCCAGGTGGACTTCAACCCGGCGAAGGTGAATGCCTACCGCTTAATCGGCTACGAAAACCGCATCTTGAAGCAGGAAGATTTCAAGAACGACGCGAAGGACGCGGGCGACATGGGTAGCGGCCACACGGTGACGGCGCTCTACGAGATCGTGCCCGCGGGCGTGAAGATTGATCTGCCCGACGTGGACCCGGTGAAGTACCAAAAGCCCGCGCAAACGAAGGGGAACGCGAGCGAGTGGCTGACCGTGAAAATGCGTTACAAGCAACCCGATAGCGAACAGAGCAAAGAGCAGTCGGCGGCACTCAAGGGTGCGGGCGCGGCCTCGGGCGGCGAAGACTTCCGGTTCGCGAGCGCGGTAATCGAGTTCGGGCTGATCCTCCGCGACTCGAAGTTTAAGGGCGATGCGAACTTCGACCACGTCCTCGAACGTGCCCGCGGCGCGATGACCTTCGACCCGAACGGTCACCGCAAGGAGTTCATCGAGTTGGTTCAGAAGGCCAGGAATCTGAGCACGAGTAACGTGCGGGAGTGA
- a CDS encoding pyridoxine 5'-phosphate synthase, whose amino-acid sequence MIRLGVNIDHVATVRQARRANEPDPVAAAVLATLGGADGITIHLREDRRHIQDRDVYLLRETVTTRLNLELAAYDEIIAIALKVKPDEATLVPEKRQELTTEGGLDVLANAAGVRGAIEKLKSAHIHVSLFIDPDPAQIDESVRLGADAIEFQTASYSEAKGTAVQHELEKLRAATARAVGLGLHVHMGHGLNYWNVQPVVRIPGVEELNIGHSIVSRAVLVGMERAVREMKNVMQEHYPNPRKSG is encoded by the coding sequence ATGATTCGCCTCGGTGTGAACATCGACCACGTCGCGACGGTGCGCCAGGCGCGCCGGGCGAACGAACCGGACCCGGTCGCCGCGGCCGTTCTCGCGACGCTCGGCGGCGCGGACGGAATCACGATCCACCTGCGCGAAGACCGGCGGCACATCCAAGATCGCGACGTGTACCTCCTGCGCGAGACCGTCACCACGCGCCTGAACCTGGAACTGGCGGCTTACGACGAGATCATCGCGATCGCGCTCAAGGTGAAGCCGGACGAAGCCACGCTCGTGCCCGAAAAGCGCCAGGAACTGACCACCGAGGGCGGGTTGGACGTGCTCGCCAACGCCGCGGGTGTTCGGGGCGCGATCGAGAAACTGAAGTCCGCGCACATTCACGTTTCGCTGTTCATCGACCCGGACCCGGCGCAGATCGATGAGAGCGTGCGCCTCGGCGCGGACGCCATCGAGTTCCAGACCGCCAGTTACTCCGAAGCGAAGGGCACCGCCGTTCAGCACGAACTGGAGAAGCTCCGCGCCGCGACCGCGCGGGCAGTGGGGCTGGGGCTCCACGTTCACATGGGCCACGGACTGAATTACTGGAACGTGCAACCCGTCGTGCGCATTCCGGGCGTGGAAGAACTGAACATCGGGCACAGCATTGTGTCGCGCGCGGTGCTCGTGGGCATGGAACGCGCGGTCCGCGAGATGAAGAACGTCATGCAGGAGCACTACCCGAACCCGCGGAAGAGCGGGTAA
- a CDS encoding ThuA domain-containing protein produces the protein MRFLAAFLFTAFVALHASAADPKIKALIIDGQNNHNWQQTTPILKKILEDAGRFTVDVATSPPALKLPALAKDATAEQKKAHEAQAADLRKKHKAAFDEFRPKLSDYQVVVSNYNGESWGKGLNDDFDALLKSGDIGFVVVHAANNSFTGWKEYNQMIGMGWRDAKFGKRLKYDDEGKEVIVDAGQDKGSNHAYTGPFTVKVRDAEHPVTKGMPKEWAHTRDELYDNMRGPIENVKILATAYSSGTKVHEPMIWTVSYGKGRVFHTPMGHDANAMRCWGFAGTVTRGTEWAATGKVTLALPKEFPTADKASPISEK, from the coding sequence ATGCGATTCCTTGCTGCGTTCCTGTTCACGGCGTTCGTCGCATTGCACGCCAGTGCCGCCGACCCGAAGATCAAGGCTCTTATCATTGACGGTCAGAACAATCACAATTGGCAACAAACGACTCCGATCCTGAAGAAGATACTCGAGGACGCGGGCCGCTTCACGGTGGACGTGGCGACCAGTCCACCGGCTCTAAAACTGCCGGCACTCGCGAAGGACGCGACGGCCGAACAGAAGAAGGCACACGAGGCTCAAGCGGCCGACCTACGCAAGAAGCACAAGGCCGCGTTCGATGAGTTCCGCCCCAAACTGAGCGATTACCAAGTCGTCGTGAGTAACTACAACGGCGAGTCGTGGGGCAAGGGGCTGAACGACGACTTCGACGCGCTCCTGAAGAGCGGCGACATCGGCTTCGTTGTGGTTCACGCCGCGAACAACTCCTTCACCGGGTGGAAGGAGTACAACCAGATGATCGGCATGGGCTGGCGCGACGCGAAGTTCGGCAAGCGCCTGAAGTACGACGACGAGGGCAAAGAGGTCATCGTCGACGCGGGCCAAGATAAGGGATCGAACCACGCCTACACCGGGCCGTTCACGGTCAAGGTGCGCGACGCCGAGCACCCGGTCACAAAGGGGATGCCGAAGGAGTGGGCGCACACGCGCGACGAACTGTACGACAACATGCGCGGCCCGATCGAGAACGTCAAAATCCTGGCGACCGCGTACTCCAGCGGCACGAAGGTACACGAGCCGATGATCTGGACCGTGAGCTACGGCAAGGGCCGCGTGTTCCACACCCCGATGGGCCACGACGCGAACGCGATGCGCTGCTGGGGCTTCGCCGGAACGGTCACCCGCGGTACCGAGTGGGCCGCGACCGGCAAAGTGACGCTCGCGCTGCCGAAAGAGTTTCCGACCGCGGATAAGGCGAGCCCGATTTCGGAAAAGTGA
- a CDS encoding peptidylprolyl isomerase, with amino-acid sequence MDAANPLCRCLLLAAGLVAVIGCQSDKGSRIARGQFPQAADPIAPGAPIAPPAPAVPVPGSPVSSLPADPLGPIAPARPTDLAPVVPAVVGAVAGSPVPPGPNGPIEKASAVGGIRNIATATDLLRTSVPRIKVVAIVGANNVITDQEVIEAVYQQYRELAALEGAARTAKQKQMYAQVLRKTIERELVLDDMYAKLKKANKMNVIDEIKEFATQSTDRQMRMIRTESGAKSDEEFAAVLRAQGLTVQVLRRQFERQMMAEQYISSALREKTRRAGLGEIRDYYDRHPDQFQAADRVKWQHLFVAVKNYKTPQDAQQHATGLWQKASAGADFGELAVKFDEGLAKQQKGFGTGEKHNEIQPVDVESTVWSLKPGQVSGVIQTPTGYHIVKVAERDYAGVQPFDTAVQSKIREKLTKNIMDTEYKKLVEELWRKNSVYVFPE; translated from the coding sequence ATGGACGCCGCGAACCCGCTGTGCCGCTGTTTACTGTTGGCCGCCGGACTCGTCGCCGTGATCGGGTGCCAGTCGGATAAGGGCAGCCGAATCGCGCGCGGTCAGTTCCCACAAGCTGCCGACCCGATCGCGCCGGGCGCCCCAATTGCCCCGCCCGCCCCGGCGGTGCCGGTTCCGGGCTCCCCCGTTTCATCCCTGCCCGCCGACCCCCTCGGCCCGATCGCACCGGCCCGGCCGACCGATCTCGCGCCCGTGGTTCCCGCCGTCGTGGGCGCGGTCGCGGGCAGCCCGGTGCCGCCGGGACCGAACGGGCCGATCGAAAAAGCGAGCGCGGTCGGGGGCATCAGGAACATCGCGACCGCGACCGACCTGCTCCGAACGAGCGTCCCGCGCATCAAGGTCGTGGCCATCGTCGGGGCGAACAACGTCATCACCGACCAGGAGGTGATCGAGGCCGTGTACCAGCAGTACCGCGAGCTGGCCGCGCTCGAAGGCGCCGCCCGCACCGCGAAGCAGAAGCAAATGTACGCCCAGGTACTGCGCAAGACGATCGAACGCGAACTGGTCCTCGACGACATGTACGCGAAGCTGAAGAAGGCCAACAAGATGAACGTCATCGACGAGATCAAGGAGTTCGCGACGCAATCGACCGACCGCCAGATGCGCATGATCCGCACCGAATCCGGGGCCAAGTCGGACGAAGAGTTCGCCGCGGTCCTGCGCGCCCAGGGGCTCACCGTTCAGGTGCTCCGGCGCCAGTTCGAGCGCCAGATGATGGCCGAACAATACATCAGCAGCGCGCTCCGGGAGAAGACCCGCCGCGCCGGGCTGGGCGAGATCCGCGACTACTACGACCGGCACCCCGATCAGTTCCAAGCGGCGGACCGCGTGAAGTGGCAGCACCTGTTCGTTGCGGTGAAGAACTACAAAACGCCCCAGGACGCACAACAGCACGCCACGGGGCTGTGGCAGAAGGCGTCCGCCGGGGCCGACTTCGGCGAACTCGCGGTGAAGTTCGACGAGGGCCTCGCGAAGCAGCAGAAGGGGTTCGGCACCGGGGAGAAGCACAACGAGATCCAGCCCGTCGACGTGGAATCGACCGTGTGGTCCCTGAAACCGGGCCAGGTCAGCGGCGTGATCCAGACCCCGACCGGGTACCACATCGTGAAGGTGGCCGAGCGCGACTACGCCGGCGTGCAGCCGTTCGATACGGCCGTCCAGAGCAAGATCCGCGAGAAGCTGACCAAGAACATCATGGACACTGAGTACAAGAAACTGGTCGAAGAGTTGTGGCGGAAAAATAGCGTCTACGTGTTCCCGGAGTGA
- a CDS encoding 3-keto-disaccharide hydrolase — translation MKPVLSALLLMLPTAVTAADKPVTLFNGKDFSGWEGDTEKTWKIEDGCIVGGTLDAVVPRNEFLCTKKTYADFELKVTFKLTGEKAKANAGVQFRTKRIPNDHEVSGYQADAGQDYWGALYDESRRNKILAKPAKDAIEKLVKHDDWNEYVIRCEGPRIKLWLNGTLTVDYTEADDKVERSGVIGLQIHGGAKAKVFYKNITIEELPTKK, via the coding sequence ATGAAGCCCGTCCTCTCCGCACTGCTGCTGATGCTCCCGACTGCCGTCACAGCCGCCGACAAGCCAGTTACTCTCTTCAACGGCAAAGACTTCTCTGGCTGGGAAGGCGACACGGAGAAAACCTGGAAGATTGAAGATGGGTGCATCGTGGGCGGCACGCTCGACGCCGTCGTACCGCGAAACGAGTTCCTCTGCACCAAGAAGACCTACGCGGACTTCGAGCTGAAGGTCACGTTCAAGCTCACCGGGGAGAAAGCAAAAGCCAACGCGGGCGTCCAGTTCCGCACCAAACGCATCCCGAACGACCACGAGGTGAGCGGCTACCAGGCCGATGCGGGTCAGGACTATTGGGGCGCACTGTACGACGAGAGCCGCAGAAACAAGATCCTCGCGAAGCCCGCCAAAGACGCGATCGAGAAGTTGGTGAAGCACGACGACTGGAACGAGTACGTGATCCGGTGCGAGGGTCCGCGCATCAAACTGTGGCTCAACGGCACGCTCACCGTGGACTACACGGAAGCGGACGACAAGGTCGAGCGCAGCGGCGTGATCGGGCTCCAGATCCACGGCGGCGCGAAGGCGAAGGTGTTCTACAAGAACATCACGATCGAAGAGCTGCCCACGAAAAAGTGA
- a CDS encoding glycosyltransferase family 4 protein yields MARILIATDAWHPQVSGVVRTLDTTAQLLRQQGHAVEVIEPTGFPQFPVPFYPEIPLCVMRTGRVYERVCKFRPDHVHISTEGPLGFWVRRFCRRMGWRFSSSYHTRFPEYLKHLARVPESVTYKFLKWFHGRSSCMMVATPSLEKELVSRGFRAPIRRWSRGVDLGTFRPRPKVDTTYPRPILLYVGRVSHEKGIDDFLKLKSAGTKLVVGDGPARAELERKYPEAVFLGYRKGEALGEVYATADVFVFPSRTDTFGIVLIEALASGLPVAAYPVTGPVDIVTRDELGALDDDLGCAVSRALVSGNPAACAEEGARYTWENCTSQFVNNLVPVR; encoded by the coding sequence ATGGCACGAATCCTCATCGCGACCGATGCGTGGCACCCGCAGGTGAGCGGCGTCGTGCGAACGCTCGACACCACCGCCCAACTGCTCCGCCAACAGGGGCACGCGGTCGAGGTCATCGAACCGACCGGCTTTCCGCAGTTCCCGGTGCCGTTCTACCCGGAGATCCCGCTCTGCGTCATGCGCACCGGGCGCGTCTACGAGCGCGTCTGCAAATTCCGGCCGGATCACGTCCACATTTCTACAGAGGGGCCGCTCGGCTTCTGGGTTCGCCGATTCTGTCGGCGCATGGGGTGGCGGTTCAGTTCGTCGTACCACACGCGGTTCCCGGAATACCTCAAGCACCTCGCCCGCGTGCCCGAAAGCGTCACTTACAAATTCCTTAAGTGGTTCCACGGGCGCTCGTCGTGCATGATGGTCGCGACGCCGAGTTTGGAGAAGGAACTCGTGAGCCGCGGGTTCCGGGCGCCCATACGCAGGTGGTCGCGCGGGGTCGATCTGGGCACCTTCCGCCCGCGCCCGAAAGTGGACACGACCTATCCGCGCCCCATCCTACTTTACGTCGGTCGCGTTTCGCACGAGAAGGGGATTGATGACTTCTTGAAGCTCAAATCGGCTGGCACGAAACTCGTTGTCGGCGACGGTCCCGCCCGCGCCGAGTTGGAACGCAAGTACCCCGAAGCCGTGTTCCTCGGTTACCGCAAAGGCGAAGCGCTCGGCGAAGTGTACGCCACGGCGGACGTGTTCGTTTTTCCGAGTCGCACGGACACGTTCGGCATTGTGCTCATCGAAGCACTGGCGAGCGGGCTACCGGTCGCGGCGTACCCGGTTACTGGCCCTGTGGACATCGTGACGCGGGACGAATTGGGGGCGCTCGATGATGACTTGGGGTGTGCGGTTTCGCGCGCGCTCGTGAGCGGAAATCCCGCGGCGTGTGCGGAAGAGGGCGCGCGGTACACCTGGGAGAATTGCACTTCACAGTTCGTGAACAACTTGGTGCCAGTCAGGTGA